Proteins from a single region of Rhea pennata isolate bPtePen1 chromosome 4, bPtePen1.pri, whole genome shotgun sequence:
- the LOC134139890 gene encoding 5-hydroxytryptamine receptor 7-like produces the protein MLLRASPSRFLEHHLLFVENAEQQYPAWKPLPNPFMTEEPSVPAEPELPPSNLTNVTDCGEEILLYGDTEKIVIGVVLSIIILMTIAGNGLVIISVCIVKKLRQPSNYLVVSLAAADLSVAFAVMPFVTITDLVGGEWLFGKVFCNVFIAMDVMCCTASIMTLCIISVDRYLGITRPLTYPVRQNGKLMAKMVFIVWLLSASITLPPLFGWAKNVTVERVCLISQDFGYTVYSTGVAFYIPMAVMLVMYSRIYKAAKVSAEKHRFMNFPKHYEEEGVYCLEASSRSHHSSKRTKAVEECATLSKLLRQDRKNISIFKREQKAARTLGIIVGAFTFCWFPFFLMSTARPFICGIRCSCMPLRLERTLLWLGYTNSLINPLIYAFFNRDLRTTFWNLLRCRYRNINRRLSAASMHEALKATERHECIL, from the exons ATGTTGCTAAGGGCCAGCCCCAGCCGGTTTCTGGAGCACCATCTTCTCTTTGTGGAGAACGCAGAGCAGCAGTACCCGGCTTGGAAACCGCTCCCAAATCCATTCATGACTGAGGAACCCTCCGTCCCAGCTGAGCCAGAGCTGCCACCCTCCAACCTCACCAACGTGACGGACTGCGGCGAGGAGATCCTGCTCTATGGGGACACGGAGAAGATTGTCATCGGAGTGGTGCTCTCCATCATCATCCTAATGACCATTGCTGGCAACGGCCTGGTCATCATCTCCGTGTGCATCGTCAAGAAGCTCCGGCAGCCTTCCAACTACTTGGTAGTGTCCCTAGCAGCAGCCGACCTTTCGGTGGCCTTCGCTGTCATGCCTTTCGTGACCATCACGGATTTAGTGGGAGGCGAATGGCTCTTTGGGAAGGTGTTTTGCAATGTGTTTATCGCCATGGACGTTATGTGTTGCACCGCCTCCATCATGACCTTGTGCATCATCAGCGTGGACAG gtATCTGGGGATCACTCGGCCACTGACATACCCCGTGAGACAAAATGGGAAGCTGATGGCCAAAATGGTCTTCATTGTTTGGCTCCTGTCTGCTTCTATTACACTTCCCCCCCTTTTTGGCTGGGCCAAGAATGTTACCGTGGAAAGAGTCTGTCTCATCAGCCAGGACTTTGGGTACACGGTCTACTCCACGGGGGTTGCCTTCTACATCCCCATGGCAGTCATGCTTGTCATGTACAGCCGGATCTACAAAGCTGCCAAGGTCAGTGCCGAGAAACACCGATTCATGAACTTCCCCAAGCACTACGAAGAGGAGGGTGTTTACTGCCTGGAGGCCTCCAGCCGGAGCCACCACAGCTCCAAGCGCACCAAAGCAGTGGAGGAGTGCGCCACGCTCTCCAAACTGCTCCGGCAAGACCGAAAGAATATTTCCATCTTCAAAAGGGAGCAAAAAGCAGCCAGGACCCTTGGCATTATTGTGGGGGCATTTACGTTTTGCTGGTTTCCATTCTTCCTGATGTCAACAGCTCGACCTTTTATTTGCGGCATCCGATGTAGCTGCATGCCTCTGCGACTAGAGCGGACTCTGCTCTGGCTGGGATACACCAACTCGCTCATCAACCCCTTGATTTATGCTTTCTTTAACCGAGACTTGAGGACTACTTTCTGGAACCTCCTGAGGTGCAGATACAGGAACATCAACAGGAGACTCTCCGCCGCCAGTATGCACGAGGCCCTGAAAGCCACAGAGAGGCACGAATGCATCCTGTAG